In the genome of Drosophila subpulchrella strain 33 F10 #4 breed RU33 chromosome 2L, RU_Dsub_v1.1 Primary Assembly, whole genome shotgun sequence, one region contains:
- the LOC119546894 gene encoding C-type lectin domain family 4 member G-like, with product MFNLGSYFSIAIIACNLYGLQAKSLDSDSPKSVMNTPANQLWVKMLPFFNYVAKESKCYVTRDLQKIQSAMQKDNQGRLSRIESQQTEIQENLKSLLEILRNNVPENFEERLVRMEEQQTSFREVLKKIPLDIAERLGRMEDQQKFLGAQLEAQINAEKEQKSQLEGLKKTIPENFEERLTKMEVQQTSLQEALRRIPEDFEGRMDRMEKHETDIQKDIQTRMDTQRAALLDTLSLNFTKIVRPQFEPIGSRFFYIDSKYAYNWNTAVSTCREMGGYIASVKDQAELDAITAKLDNKRYWLGINDRASKKNYLSEASGKKTQFLKWRSGEPNNIADNERCVELVGGEMNDETCAQNLHIICQSDIEV from the exons atgtttaatcTCGGAAGTTATTTTTCGATTGCAATTATTGCCTGTAATCTATATGGATTGCAGGCAAAATCCTTGGATAGCGACTCTCCTAAAAGTGTAATGAATACTCCGGCGAATCAACTGTGGGTAAAAATGTTACCATTCTTCAATTACGTTGCCAAGGAGAGCAAATGCTATGTCACAAGAGACCTCCAGAAAATCCAATCAGCAATGCAGA AGGATAATCAGGGGAGACTAAGCAGAATAGAGAGTCAGCAGACGGAAATCCAGGAGAATCTGAAATCCCTGCTGGAAATACTTAGGAATAACGTCCCGGAAAACTTTGAGGAGAGGCTGGTCAGGATGGAGGAGCAGCAGACATCTTTTCGAGAAGTTCTTAAGAAAATTCCACTTGATATCGCGGAGAGACTAGGCAGAATGGAGGATCAACAGAAGTTTCTTGGGGCTCAATTAGAAGCTCAGATCAACGCAGAAAAGGAACAGAAATCCCAGCTGGAAGGACTTAAGAAAACCATCCCAGAAAACTTTGAGGAGAGGCTGACCAAGATGGAAGTCCAGCAGACATCATTGCAGGAAGCTCTTAGGAGGATTCCAGAGGACTTTGAGGGGAGAATGGATCGGATGGAGAAGCATGAAACCGATATACAGAAGGACATACAGACCAGGATGGACACTCAACGGGCCGCACTACTGGACACCCTTTCCCTCAATTTTACAAAGATCGTTCGGCCGCAGTTTGAGCCAATCGGCTCCAGATTTTTCTACATCGATAGCAAGTATGCATACAACTGGAATACAGCCGTGAGCACCTGTCGCGAAATGGGTGGCTATATAGCCTCCGTTAAGGACCAAGCAGAACTGGATGCAATCACGGCGAAACTGGATAATAAACGCTACTGGTTGGGCATAAACGATCGAGCCAGCAAGAAGAACTACCTGTCAGAGGCATCCGGAAAGAAAACCCAATTTTTGAAGTGGCGAAGTGGAGAACCCAACAATATAGCGGACAATGAGAGATGCGTTGAACTTGTTGGCGGCGAAATGAACGATGAGACGTGCGCCCAAAATCTGCATATTATTTGCCAAAGTGACATTGAAGTTTAG